GATCCGGGCAGTGGAACGCCACCCCGTGCGCGGCGAGCCGGCGCTTCAGGAACTCGGCCTTCGACGACGCCGGTGACGAGGCGAAACCGTGCAGATAGACGACTTGCGGCGTCACAGTCGATACGGGCAATCCGGCCGGCAGCGGCACGGGATCTCGCCGTCCCCCTCGGTGTTGTAGTGGAAGGTCAGCTCCTCGCCCGCCCCGATGTTGCGCGCGGCGACGATCCAGATGGTGTCGACCACCACGGACGCGTAGCAGTTCGGCTTGCACGCGTGGTTGATGAACCTCGAGAGATTGCCGCCGACGTGGCCGTCCCGGACGAACAGGTGGTTGATCCGGAAGCACCAGATCTCCCCCCGCATGAGGTAACGGTCCTCACGCGCCAGGCTGTCGCGCACGCGAATCTTCTCGCCCGCGTAATGGATGATCCGCTTGTTCTTGTTGATGTCCTCGAGCGCGAAGACTCCCCAGCCGTGCAGCTTCGAGCGCTTCCGCCTGATCTTCGGGAAATAGAGGCCGGTGGCGTAGGGATCGGAGTGGTCGCGCGGCCTGTCCGGAACAGTGCGGGCACGCCGGTTGCCGCTCCTCTCCGCCGACGCTCCGACTGCTTCCACCATGCCGCCGATTCCCGGATCCACGCGATCACGGACCGTGCCGCCGCGCATTATAGCGGCGCTCCCGCCGCACCCGACCGTGGGGCGCCCCCGGCCGGCGCCCTCGGCCGGGCGCCCGTCTATAATGCCGGCCGATGTCCGCGTGGTGCCATGAACCGCCGCCGCCGCTGCTCCTGTCCGGCATCGAGCAGTTCAATCGAGGCGAGTTCTTCGAGCAGCACGAGACGCTGGAAGACCTCTGGCGCGAGGAGACCCGCGCGGTGCGCCGGCTGTACCAGGGCATCCTGCAGATCGGCGTCGCGATGTACCACATTGCGCGCCGCAACCACCACGGCGCGGTCTACATGCTGACGCGGGGGCCCGCCTACCTGCAGCCGTTCACCCCGGCGTGCCAGACCGTCGACGTGGCGGACCTGCTCGCCCAGGCGGCGCGCGTTCGCGCTGAGGTCGAGCGGCTCGGCCCCGAGGGCCTCGCAGGCTTCGACTGGACGCTGGCCCCGCGGGTCCGGCTCACCGGATGAGAACGAGAGAGACCACCCCGATGCCCACGCCGCGCTTCACGTCTGAGACCCTTGCCTTCCTCCGGGCGCTCGCGCGCCACAACGACCGCGACTGGTTCCGCGAGCACCGCGAGGAGTACGAATCCCACGTCAAGGGACCGATGATCGCACTCATCGAGCGCCTGGCAATCGACCTCCCGGGCATCGCGCCGGATCTGGCCGCCAACCCGAAGACGTCGATGTATCGCATCCACCGCGACACGCGCTTCTCGGCGAACAAGGCGCCCTACAAGACGCACGTCGCCGCAATCTTCCCGCACCGCACGTTGCCCAAGCACGAGAGCGCGGGACTCTACGTCCACGTCGCGACCGACCAGGTCTTCATCGGCGGCGGGCTGTACCGGCCGCAACCGCGGCAGCTCCATCGCCTACGGGAGTACATCGCCACCAACAGCGAGCGCCTGCGCGGTCTCGTCGCCGCGCCGGCATTCCGGCGCAATTTCGGCGAGCTGTCCGGAGAGGGGCTCAAGCGGGTGCCCCGCGGCTTTCCCGCCGATCACCCCGCCGCGGATCTGCTCCGGCTGAAGCAGTTCCTGGCCGGCTGCGAACGGCCGGCGGCGTTCGCGATCGGGCCGCGCTTCTACCCGTCGCTCCTCCGCCTCTTCTCTCACCTGGCGCCGCTCATCGACTTCCTCAACGCCCCGCTCGCCAGCCGCGCGCTCCGCCTGGAGGAAACTTTGCCGGCCGGCCCGCCGTCCAACTGAGCAGAAGGAGCTGCTCATGCCACGCCTGCTCGCGTTCGCCCTTTTCTGCGCCGCGCTCCCGTTCCTGGCGGGTTGCGATCTCGCGCTCCGGTCCACCCTCGTGTTCGGCGAGCGCCGGCCGGCCGACGAACTGTTCGAGTGGCAGGGCCGAATCGCCGCCGGCCAGCACGTGGAGATCAAGGGCGTCAGCGGAACGATCACCGCCGCGCCGGCGACGGGCGGCCTCGTGGAGGTGACCGCGGACCGGCGCGGGGCCAGGAACGATCCCAACGAGGTTCGCATCGCAGTGGTGGAGCACCCGGCCGGGGTGACCGTCTGCGCGGTGTACCCGCGGGAGGGCAACCAGTGTCTCCCCGGCGAGGAAGGAAGGCTGAGCGCCCGCAGGAACGACGTCGACGTCGAGTTCGCGGTGGGCGTTCCGGCCGGCGTCGACTTCGTGGCGCGTCACGTCAACGGCAACATCGGTGCGTCCGGCTTGACCGGCGACGTGGAGGCGCACACCGTCAACGGCAACATCGAGGTCACGGCCGGCGGGCACGCGCGGGCCGTGACCGTCAACGGCTCGATCCGGGCGGCCATCGGAGAGAACGACTGGGATGGAGAGGGCTTTTTCGAGACCGTCAACGGCAGCGTGACCCTGACCCTGCCGGAAGCCGCCGACACCGACGTGTCGGTCCGCACCGCGAACGGCTCGATCCGCAGCGACCTGCCGATCGCCGACACCGACGAACGGCGCCAGCGCTTCGAGGGCCGTCTGGGCGACGGCGGAGGCACCCTGCGCATCCGTACCGTGAACGGCTCGGTCCGACTGCGGTCCGCCGGGTAGTCCGCGTCGTTGCCCCCGCGCGGCCGCCCGCGCGATCAAGACTTCGGGCGCCCGAGCACGTGACGGAGCGCGTCCTCCAGATTCGGGTAGCCGAAGGCGAAGCCGCCGTCGCGCAAGCGGGCGGGATGTACGCGGCTACTCGCGAGAAGCAACGCATCGGCCATCTCTCCGAACGCCAGCCGGGCGCCGAATGCCGGCACCGGGATGATGGTCGGACGGCGCAGCACGCGGCCGAGCGTCTTCGTGAACTCCGCGTTGGAGACCGGGTTCGGGGCGACCATGTTGACCGCACCGCTCAGGCCGTCCGTGCACAGGGCGTGCAGGATGCCGCCCAGCACGTCGTCGAGAGCCACCCAGCTCATGTACTGCCGGCCCGAACCGATGACGCCGCCGACGCCCATGCGGAACGGGAACAGCATCTGCCCGAGCGCACCGCCGGCCGGGGTCAACACGATGCCGATCCGCAGGTGCACCACGCGCAACCCGGCCTCGCCCGCCGGCGCCGCCGCGTCCTCCCAGGCCTGACAGACCTCGGGCAGGAATCCGCCCCCCGGCGCCGACGATTCGTCGAGACTCTCGTCCCCCCGGTCCCCGTAGAACCCGACCGCCGAGGCCGCGACCAGCGTCTGCGGCGGCCGGGGCAGGCCGGCCAGCGCCTGTGCGAGACGCCGCGTGCCGTCCACCCGGCTGTCCCGGATTCGCGCCTTGCGGGCCGCGGTCCAGCGCCCCCCGGCGATGTTCTCCCCCGCCAGGTGCACAACGGCGTCGACCCCGTCGAGGGCGCCGGCGGACAGCGCACCGGTAGCCGGATCCCAGCTCGGATCGCCGCCGGCGGCGTCCCGGCCCGCGGGCACGCGCCGCAGAACCACCGCCTCGTGCCCCCCGCTCCGCAGGAACGGCACGAGCGCAGACCCAATCAGACCCGTCGCCCCGGTAACCGCAACCTTCATCGGTCTTCCTCCATATCGACGATGCCAGCCCATGTCGACGGCCGTCACGCGCTGGCGGTACGTGAACAGACGATCGAGCTCCCGGCGCGCCGACGGGCGCGCCGGGATGCTGCACCAGCCGCCGGGCAACGCGTATCGCACGTCGTCGACCAGCATCGACTCTCCGGCCGCGAGCGGCTCGAAGCGATGCTCATGTTCCCACGCGGCGAAAGGACCGGCAATCTGCCGGTCTCTGAACGATCGGCCGGGAACGCATGGGCCATGCTCGGCAACCCAGCGCATCCCGAACGGGCCGATCGGCACACGCAGGATCACGCGGGTTCCGGCATCGAGGGAACGGCCCGACCGAGCGATGACGCGTACACGGCTCCAGGGCGGCGTCAAGCGCTCCAGGGCGCCCGCCCGGACATGCCACTCGAACACCTCCGAACTCGATGCGGCGACGCGACTCTGCCGACGGTACTGCAACATTCGTTGACTCCGGGAGTCTCGCGCCATCGAACTCGCGCCGCGACCCAAAGGTCGCGCCGCGACCCGAAGGTCGCGCCGCCCCTTAGGGAACGGTCACGACCAGTGCCCGGCACGGCTCCCCACCGACGCGGCGGTAGCCGTGCAGCACCGTCGCGTCGAGGTACGCGGCGTCCCCCGCCGCCAGGGTCTCCTCCGCATCCCGCACGTACAGGCCGAGCGTGCCTTCGAGCACGTAGACCAGCTCGACGCCTTCGTGCTTGTGCAGACGCACGTCCTCCATCGGCCGCGCCTCGAACTCGCCGAGGTACGAGTGCATCCGCTTCCTCTCGGCGCGAAAGTCGAGCGATTCGAAATGGTAGGCGACCTCCTTCGTTCCCATGCGCTCCGGCAGGCGCAACCGGTCTTCACGCCGTACGACGGTTACCACCGGTTGGTCGTGGCTGAAGAAGTAGTCGAGGCCGACGTTGAACACCAGCGCAATCCGCAGCAGCGTCGGCAGCGTCGGGTACATCCGGCTCCGCTCGATCTTCGAGAGCAGCGCCGCCGAGAGCCCCGTGTGCGCGCCCAGCTCGACCAACCCCATGTGCTTCCGCGTGCGCAGGTCGCGCACCTTCGGGCCGATCCCGTACCGGTCCAGGCCGTTCTGCAGGGTCTCGGTCAGCGCCATCCGGATCCGCCCCCAATCCGATCTCCCGCGACGCGACGCGACGCGACGCGGTGCAGCGCGGACTGCTGTTTTCTTTATACGTAAGTAAATTTAATCTACACTCTATTGCGTGACAGCGCAAGAGGCCGGGCCGAGCCACTCGATCGGTATCGAGAATCGACCGCAAGGGGGCTGGCGCCTGTCCTGCGAACAGTGGTTGCCGGGAACGCCGGCGAAGGTGTTTCCGTTCTTCGGCAGTGCGCGGAATCTCGAGCGGATCACGCCGCCGTTCCTGAGATTCCGGATCCGCCGCGTGCGGGGGGAGCCGCTCGCTGCCGGCTCCCTGGTCGACTACAGTCTGCGGCTGCACGGCCTGCCGATCCGCTGGCGGACGCTCATCGAGGTCTGGGACCCGCCCCACCGCTTCGTGGACCTGCAGGTCCGGGGTCCGTTCAGGCAATGGCGCCACGCCCATACCTTCAAGGACTCCGGCGACCGGACTCTGGTCTCCGACGTGGTCGATTTCGATCTCTACTGCCGAACGCTGGCCCGCACAGCGTTGCTCGCGTGGATCAACGCCGACCTGAGGGCCATCTTCGCGTATCGGCAACGCGCGACCGCGCGTGCGTTCCAGCCCGGTTCCGGGCAGGAGCCTGCGCCGTAGACCAGGTCGAAACTCCTATCGGTCGCGCCTGGGCGGCCTGGGCAGAAAGGCGGAGGTCCGCGCGACATAGTCGCGATACGCCGGCTTTTCCCGCAGAAGATCGCTCTCCAGCAGGCGCACGCCGGAGACGCGCAGCAGCAGCCAGGTCAGGAGCAGCGGGCCGACGACCGTCCAGTAGGTGCCCGGCGCGGTGCCGGCGAGACACCACAGGCCCCACCAGAGAACCGCCTCGCCGAAGTAATTGGGGTGCCGGGTAAACCGCCAGAGACCCCGGTCGCATACCCGGCCCCGATTCGCCGGGTCCGCCTTGAACCGCGCCATCTGCCAGTCGCCGGCCGTCTCGAAGCCGAAGCCGACGAGGAACAGGAGCGCTCCCAACGCGTCGAGCAGCCGGGACCCGTCGGGCTCCTCCACGTGCATCACGGCCAGCAGCGGCAGCGAGACGACCCAGGCGAGGGCCGCCTGCAACCAGAACACGACGAACAGACTCGTCCACCGGAAGCGCGGCCGGCGCTCGCGCATCGCGCGGTACCGCTTGTCCTCCGCCGCGCCCCACCCGCGCCACGCGAGGTAGCCGGACAGCCGGACAGCCCAGAGACCGACCGCGGCCAGCACGACGCCGCGGCGCAACGTCAGGCCGTCGGCGCCGCTCGCATAGACGCACGCCGCGGCCAGGATCGCTAGGCTCCAGAAGATGTCGACGATGCTCACGTCGCGGCGCGCCACGCTCGCCGCCCAGACCGCGGTCATCAGCGCGAGCAACGTTCCCAACCCGGCGACGGCGCTCGCGGTCATGTGGATCGGGCGGCCGGAGAGGACGCGGCCGAGCCGTTGGTCTTGCCGCGGCGCAGGAGATAATGGGCCACGAACCACTCGCGGCCCGCACGATACCCGAACAGCTCCGCGCAGGCGAGCAGGAACAGCCGCCACCGCCCGACTCGCAGGTGCCCCGTGCCCGGCGCCTCCCCGGCGCCGAGCACCTGCTCCGCCTCGGCGCGTCGCGCGTCGAGGTTCGCGAGCCACGCCCGCAACGTCCGCTCGTAGTCGCC
This DNA window, taken from Acidobacteriota bacterium, encodes the following:
- a CDS encoding helix-turn-helix domain-containing protein — protein: MALTETLQNGLDRYGIGPKVRDLRTRKHMGLVELGAHTGLSAALLSKIERSRMYPTLPTLLRIALVFNVGLDYFFSHDQPVVTVVRREDRLRLPERMGTKEVAYHFESLDFRAERKRMHSYLGEFEARPMEDVRLHKHEGVELVYVLEGTLGLYVRDAEETLAAGDAAYLDATVLHGYRRVGGEPCRALVVTVP
- a CDS encoding DUF309 domain-containing protein; translation: MSAWCHEPPPPLLLSGIEQFNRGEFFEQHETLEDLWREETRAVRRLYQGILQIGVAMYHIARRNHHGAVYMLTRGPAYLQPFTPACQTVDVADLLAQAARVRAEVERLGPEGLAGFDWTLAPRVRLTG
- a CDS encoding DUF2461 domain-containing protein, producing MRTRETTPMPTPRFTSETLAFLRALARHNDRDWFREHREEYESHVKGPMIALIERLAIDLPGIAPDLAANPKTSMYRIHRDTRFSANKAPYKTHVAAIFPHRTLPKHESAGLYVHVATDQVFIGGGLYRPQPRQLHRLREYIATNSERLRGLVAAPAFRRNFGELSGEGLKRVPRGFPADHPAADLLRLKQFLAGCERPAAFAIGPRFYPSLLRLFSHLAPLIDFLNAPLASRALRLEETLPAGPPSN
- a CDS encoding SRPBCC family protein gives rise to the protein MTAQEAGPSHSIGIENRPQGGWRLSCEQWLPGTPAKVFPFFGSARNLERITPPFLRFRIRRVRGEPLAAGSLVDYSLRLHGLPIRWRTLIEVWDPPHRFVDLQVRGPFRQWRHAHTFKDSGDRTLVSDVVDFDLYCRTLARTALLAWINADLRAIFAYRQRATARAFQPGSGQEPAP
- a CDS encoding TIGR01777 family protein; the encoded protein is MLQYRRQSRVAASSSEVFEWHVRAGALERLTPPWSRVRVIARSGRSLDAGTRVILRVPIGPFGMRWVAEHGPCVPGRSFRDRQIAGPFAAWEHEHRFEPLAAGESMLVDDVRYALPGGWCSIPARPSARRELDRLFTYRQRVTAVDMGWHRRYGGRPMKVAVTGATGLIGSALVPFLRSGGHEAVVLRRVPAGRDAAGGDPSWDPATGALSAGALDGVDAVVHLAGENIAGGRWTAARKARIRDSRVDGTRRLAQALAGLPRPPQTLVAASAVGFYGDRGDESLDESSAPGGGFLPEVCQAWEDAAAPAGEAGLRVVHLRIGIVLTPAGGALGQMLFPFRMGVGGVIGSGRQYMSWVALDDVLGGILHALCTDGLSGAVNMVAPNPVSNAEFTKTLGRVLRRPTIIPVPAFGARLAFGEMADALLLASSRVHPARLRDGGFAFGYPNLEDALRHVLGRPKS
- a CDS encoding DUF4097 family beta strand repeat protein — encoded protein: MPRLLAFALFCAALPFLAGCDLALRSTLVFGERRPADELFEWQGRIAAGQHVEIKGVSGTITAAPATGGLVEVTADRRGARNDPNEVRIAVVEHPAGVTVCAVYPREGNQCLPGEEGRLSARRNDVDVEFAVGVPAGVDFVARHVNGNIGASGLTGDVEAHTVNGNIEVTAGGHARAVTVNGSIRAAIGENDWDGEGFFETVNGSVTLTLPEAADTDVSVRTANGSIRSDLPIADTDERRQRFEGRLGDGGGTLRIRTVNGSVRLRSAG
- a CDS encoding SET domain-containing protein, which translates into the protein MRGGTVRDRVDPGIGGMVEAVGASAERSGNRRARTVPDRPRDHSDPYATGLYFPKIRRKRSKLHGWGVFALEDINKNKRIIHYAGEKIRVRDSLAREDRYLMRGEIWCFRINHLFVRDGHVGGNLSRFINHACKPNCYASVVVDTIWIVAARNIGAGEELTFHYNTEGDGEIPCRCRPDCPYRL
- a CDS encoding DUF1295 domain-containing protein — encoded protein: MTASAVAGLGTLLALMTAVWAASVARRDVSIVDIFWSLAILAAACVYASGADGLTLRRGVVLAAVGLWAVRLSGYLAWRGWGAAEDKRYRAMRERRPRFRWTSLFVVFWLQAALAWVVSLPLLAVMHVEEPDGSRLLDALGALLFLVGFGFETAGDWQMARFKADPANRGRVCDRGLWRFTRHPNYFGEAVLWWGLWCLAGTAPGTYWTVVGPLLLTWLLLRVSGVRLLESDLLREKPAYRDYVARTSAFLPRPPRRDR